A section of the Primulina eburnea isolate SZY01 chromosome 1, ASM2296580v1, whole genome shotgun sequence genome encodes:
- the LOC140823011 gene encoding uncharacterized protein has product MERKHFPVPDLYIHREFLTPPICALISDRIQAKNMHRAGSMEWRSSYLLAALDSVLALHARPGSVPRGKEHSLLMANRRRSQMSLSGSSESDDSDYYLSKSDTSQPLGGSCVGINPETRSLAPCGLSKRPLKSPLLEDDHEPSELLGDELGDALTSQDLESLREVLRISSECDLKVPGPKHNCHNPPPGYFTIFLEHFTNGLVFPPQTLLVNLVDSFGISFSQLSPNALIVFTAFCHKVKEIQMPPTVELFHSLFSGRRSKPDSFIYFQPRPKCKFLSRIPSPQSSWKSQFFYVKDYGWGIPAVWSSGLRKIAMTETHHALQLQCRDLGLFEGFFNIGSLNSAGNKFDLAAIWARKAVVGRRSPIAGNSRAPTSRAALESREIIRRGFPRSRFEHYRGPESNAPKKNNFSPSNRVLEAQPANGGKEDKKRGHEVAQKKDAEEISKNVKRVRADDHGTSSKIPRAKHIFVDGVNHKEKADSFWDLEDPEIGWKKGRSIVGDHDMVHLVSLPTDSFAHSLAWNSCQGLSLACAVRVREEKLRNDQEKWREEVSRVKEENCRLFEEKNEISAELLQVQRKLADKVKDLAILEEKHSAELKTGGQFLESEAGKTFLKNVEEKSVRTFKASDAFRDDVLDQAMTIHDDVVLDCRDQLRKTGRVPEEVVMMIEPSVLEISRISIDDIPLGDAEMIEALDLQAAEEET; this is encoded by the exons ATGGAAAGAAAACATTTCCCCGTTCCAGATTTGTACATCCATCGGGAGTTTCTTACACCACCAATTTGCGCTCTGATTTCTGACCGCATCCAAGCGAAAAACATGCATCGGGCAGGGAGCATGGAGTGGCGATCATCATATTTACTAGCTGCACTCGACTCTGTGCTTGCTCTACACGCACGGCCAG GTTCTGTTCCTCGTGGAAAAGAGCACTCTCTGTTGATGGCTAACCGTAGGCGTAGCCAAATGTCCCTAAGTGGCTCTAGCGAGAGTGACGATTCTGATTattacctttcaaagtcggatACTTCTCAACCCCTCGGTGGGTCATGCGTTGGGATTAATCCTGAGACTCGATCTTTAGCCCCATGTGGACTTTCCAAAAGACCATTAAAGAGTCCTTTATTGGAGGATGACCATGAACCGAGTGAACTTTTGGGTGACGAGTTGGGCGATGCTCTGACTAGTCAAGATCTTGAGAGTTTGCGTGAAGTGCTTAGGATATCATCGGAGTGCGATCTTAAGGTTCCGGGGCCTAAACATAATTGTCATAACCCACCGCCGGGTTATTTCACTATTTTTCTTGAACATTTTACCAACGGTTTGGTGTTTCCTCCACAAACTCTGTTAGTGAACTTGGTCGACAGTTTCGGTATTAGCTTTAGTCAACTATCCCCGAATGCCCTTATAGTCTTTACGGCCTTTTGCCATAAGGTAAAGGAAATTCAAATGCCTCCAACTGTAGAATTGTTCCACTCACTTTTCTCGGGACGCAGGAGTAAACCGGATTCATTTATCTACTTTCAACCTCGACCTAAATGTAAATTTTTGTCCCGAATTCCTTCCCCACAGAGTTCCTGGAAATCCCAATTTTTCTATGTCAAGGACTACGGGTGGGGAATACCTGCGGTTTGGAGCTCGGGACTCCGGAAAATTGCAATGACAGAAACTCACCATGCACTGCAACTTCAATGCCGAGACTTAGGTCTCTTTGAAGGGTTTTTTAATATTGGGAGTTTAAATAGCGctg GCAACAAGTTCGACTTGGCGGCGATCTGGGCTCGCAAGGCCGTTGTAGGGAGGCGCTCCCCGATTGCGGGGAATAGCCGAGCACCTACAAGTCGTGCGGCTTTAGAATCTCGTGAGATCATCCGAAGAGGGTTCCCTCGAAGCCGCTTCGAGCATTATCGTGGGCCTGAGTCTAACGCGCCAAAGAAAAATAACTTTTCTCCGTCAAACAGAGTTTTGGAGGCTCAACCTGCGAATGGAGGAAAAGAGGATAAAAAACGAGGTCATGAGGTGGCGCAAAAGAAGGATGCTGAAGAGATATCAAAAAATGTCAAGAGGGTCCGTGCGGATGATCATGGGACGTCTTCCAAGATTCCGCGTGCTAAGCATATCTTCGTAGATGGGGTCAATCATAAGGAGAAGGCTGACTCTTTTTGGGACTTAGAAGACCCAGAGATTGGGTGGAAGAAGGGACGGAGCATTGTGGGGGACCATGACATGGTCCATTTGGTTTCGTTGCCTACAGACTCATTTGCGCACTCCCTTGCGTGGAACTCGTGTCAG GGTTTGTCATTAGCATGTGCTGTGCGAGTTCGGGAGGAAAAGTTGCGGAACGATCAAGAGAAGTGGCGAGAAGAGGTTTCTCGGGTGAAGGAGGAGAATTGCCGTCTTTTCGAGGAGAAGAATGAAATCAGTGCGGAACTTCTTCAAGTGCAGAGAAAACTTGCTGACAAAGTAAAAGATCTTGCAATCCTTGAAGAGAAACATTCTGCAGAGTTGAAGACTGGTGGCCAGTTTCTTGAGTCTGAGGCAGGCAAAACTTTTCTGAAGAATGTTGAGGAAAAAAGTGTTCGGACTTTCAAAGCGTCTGATGCCTTTCGCGATGACGTTCTTGATCAGGCCATGACAATTCATGATGACGTGGTGTTGGACTGTCGAGATCAGTTGAGGAAGACTGGACGTGTGCCAGAAGAGGTAGTGATGATGATCGAGCCTAGCGTCTTGGAGATAAGTAGAATCTCCATTGACGACATCCCGTTGGGTGATGCCGAGATGATAGAGGCATTGGATCTTCAGGCTGCTGAAGAAGAAACATAG